A stretch of DNA from Mucilaginibacter daejeonensis:
GATACTGAATTTTTGCAGGTCCATATCTGTGGCCTGCCCTGCCGGAAGGTCATCATAGGTGAACGGCTCGGCACTCAGGTCAGATGCACCCAGGCTGATACGGATGTAACTCACGCCGATGTTGGAGGCATCCGTAGCAAATAGTTCTTTGATCAAGGTGTCTTTTTGTGCGGAAGGCAAGCTGTTGATCAGCGTGGCGCTACCACCGGTTAGCGTATAGCCAAACCCATCGATGGTTTGGTAAGCCTGCGTGGTATCAACCTCTATAGTGGCGTTGGTGTTGCTGTTGGTATTGAACAGCAAGGCAACGTTCTGTTTCTTAAAATAATAGGCCCCGTCAGGGTGTGTGAGCCACATGGCCACATCTGTTTTAACGGGCGTAACAACAGGTTGTGGCGTGGGTGTTACCTCACCGCCGCTGCTGCCATTACCGCTTTTTGAACACCCCCAAACCATTATCCCTAACGCAGAGGTCAGGACAACGGCAGTAATATTTTTATTTATTTTCATGATGATGAAAGTTTTGTTTACCTGGGGGAGTAAAAAATGGATAATGTATCTGCTTGTTGATCAGTGTTGGTTGATGAATGCGATGATCTGCTTTGTTTGGTCAGGATACACCGCGATCTTGTGTGTATGTAAATAATAGGCTGATACCTGTTTTGCCGCTGTGGCCTGGTAGGTGATCAGTTTTGATGGCATTGCCGGCATATGGCAGTCGATACATTTCGTATCAATAGCCGCCCCCAGCTTGGGCGCCATCTTGCAATAGTTATGGGTCTCGGTCTTGTGGCAGGTGATGCATTTTTGGGCAAAACTCAACTTACCTGTAACCTCTTTTTTGTGCGGGTCATGACAAGTGGTACAGGTCATTACCGCGCTGTTGGCGTAGCACTTACTCAAGGCTAAAAGGTTGGCCTGGTTGCCGTGTACATCAGGTGTGTTACTGCTGTTACCAAATGGCAAGGTGTATCTCGACAAGGTATCGCCCGGCTTGAAACCGAACGTGCTTTTTTGCATTTCCCTGTCGTTACCCGAATGGCAAACGGCACAAACATCTACCTTTTGCTGCCGGGTCAGGGTATCATACCTCACCATAAATTTGGCTTGCTTATCATTCGGGTTCTCCTGGTGATAGGTCACATGCTGTGCTGCCGGGCCATGGCAACGCTGGCAATCAATGCCGTATATCAAGGTCTTTTGATCAAATTCCTGTGTTACGGCAAGGCTTCCAGCCTTAACGAATCGCTTTTCAGCATAGCTGGAATGACACTCCAAACAACGGCTCACGATGGCTCTGTCAAAATTGGCCTGCTGTAACGGGAAGCCCGGGCTATTGGCCCAATTGTGTATCTCGTTGAAGTACGACAAAGGCAACTGCTTCAACACATCTCCGTCCCAGCAAGCAAAGGTGAACGCCT
This window harbors:
- a CDS encoding cytochrome c3 family protein — encoded protein: MRANLRLGVVLGVLLLVTLSVALIQCAGKASTKTDSRGAAYADPKSCMQCHKDLSKSYAHTSHFNTSKSLTDHQLPNGLKADSSVFVFNESLKIRVEKQADGQYQTAYWNGKQQRSARTDVVFGAGAKAFTFACWDGDVLKQLPLSYFNEIHNWANSPGFPLQQANFDRAIVSRCLECHSSYAEKRFVKAGSLAVTQEFDQKTLIYGIDCQRCHGPAAQHVTYHQENPNDKQAKFMVRYDTLTRQQKVDVCAVCHSGNDREMQKSTFGFKPGDTLSRYTLPFGNSSNTPDVHGNQANLLALSKCYANSAVMTCTTCHDPHKKEVTGKLSFAQKCITCHKTETHNYCKMAPKLGAAIDTKCIDCHMPAMPSKLITYQATAAKQVSAYYLHTHKIAVYPDQTKQIIAFINQH